A window from Nocardioides mesophilus encodes these proteins:
- a CDS encoding HAD family hydrolase: MTSPAPRHPGVLFDVDGTLLDTNYQHVLAWALAFRDAGYDAVDLAAVHRLIGRSSPELVAELIGEADAPVIDEVVEGHSRRYEQMRELLEPRIVTGGAELVVRCAESGLRVVLATSASEEDLKWMGPALGVEAHVYGVTTASHVEESKPAPELLELAIEENDLDPERTVMVGDAVWDVLAGRRAGLRCIGVTSGGTGAGELGDAGADEVWAGASDLLAHWDESLLSRLT, from the coding sequence ATGACCTCGCCCGCACCGCGCCACCCCGGAGTCCTGTTCGACGTCGACGGCACCCTGCTCGACACCAACTACCAGCACGTGCTCGCCTGGGCGCTGGCGTTCCGTGACGCCGGCTACGACGCGGTCGACCTCGCGGCCGTGCACCGGCTCATAGGGCGCTCGTCGCCGGAGCTGGTCGCCGAGCTGATCGGTGAGGCGGACGCCCCGGTGATCGACGAGGTGGTCGAGGGGCACAGCCGCCGCTACGAGCAGATGCGCGAGCTGCTCGAGCCGCGGATCGTCACCGGCGGGGCCGAGCTCGTCGTGCGGTGCGCCGAGAGCGGGCTGCGGGTGGTGCTGGCGACCAGCGCCTCGGAGGAGGACCTGAAGTGGATGGGCCCGGCGCTCGGCGTCGAGGCACACGTGTACGGCGTCACGACCGCCTCGCACGTCGAGGAGTCCAAGCCGGCCCCCGAGCTGCTGGAGCTCGCGATCGAGGAGAACGACCTCGATCCGGAACGGACCGTGATGGTCGGCGACGCGGTCTGGGACGTGCTGGCCGGCCGGCGCGCGGGCCTGCGCTGCATCGGGGTGACCAGCGGCGGGACGGGCGCCGGGGAGCTGGGCGACGCCGGCGCCGACGAGGTGTGGGCCGGCGCGTCCGACCTGCTGGCGCACTGGGACGAGTCGCTGCTGAGCCGGTTGACCTGA
- a CDS encoding alkane 1-monooxygenase, which translates to MATSATVPPGSTEHWKDKKRYLWLLGLVVPSLAFLGWGLVALTGWSVFWFTGPIVVFGVVPVIDIVAGLDRSNPPDDLVEALEKDRYYRWITYLFLPIQYAALVWACWMFSQDSMSVVDKTGLALSIGTIAGIGINTAHELGHKKESHERWLAKIALAQSFYGHFYIEHNRGHHVRVATPEDPASSRVGESFYAFWPRTVLGSLRSAWGLERRRIMRRRPHPWTLDNDVLNAWLMSAVLWGGLVALFGVAILPFLVIQAVVGFSLLEAVNYLEHYGMRRNRTGADGTGRYERVDPSHSWNSNNIATNVLLYHLQRHSDHHANPTRRYQTLRDFEESPVLPTGYAGMILIALVPPLWRRVMDPRVIAHFGGDVTRANIQPSRREKVLSRYGAVADAPATSVPATSAATTSAPATSGTGAVA; encoded by the coding sequence ATGGCGACGTCAGCGACCGTGCCGCCCGGCTCGACCGAGCACTGGAAGGACAAGAAGCGCTACCTCTGGCTGCTCGGGCTGGTCGTGCCGTCGCTGGCGTTCCTGGGGTGGGGGCTGGTGGCCCTCACCGGCTGGAGCGTCTTCTGGTTCACAGGCCCGATCGTGGTCTTCGGGGTCGTCCCGGTCATCGACATCGTGGCCGGGCTCGACCGCAGCAACCCGCCCGACGATCTGGTCGAGGCGCTGGAGAAGGACCGGTACTACCGCTGGATCACCTACCTCTTCCTGCCGATCCAGTACGCCGCGCTGGTCTGGGCCTGCTGGATGTTCTCGCAGGACTCGATGAGCGTCGTGGACAAGACCGGCCTGGCGCTGTCGATCGGCACGATCGCGGGGATCGGCATCAACACCGCGCACGAGCTCGGCCACAAGAAGGAGTCGCACGAGCGCTGGCTGGCCAAGATCGCACTCGCGCAGAGTTTCTACGGCCACTTCTACATCGAGCACAACCGCGGTCACCACGTCCGGGTCGCCACCCCGGAGGATCCGGCCAGCAGCCGCGTCGGGGAGAGCTTCTACGCCTTCTGGCCGCGCACGGTGCTCGGCTCGCTGCGCTCGGCGTGGGGTCTGGAGAGGCGCCGCATCATGCGCCGCAGGCCGCATCCGTGGACCCTCGACAACGACGTGCTCAACGCCTGGCTCATGTCGGCGGTGCTGTGGGGCGGGCTGGTCGCCCTCTTCGGCGTTGCGATCCTGCCGTTCCTGGTGATCCAGGCGGTCGTCGGCTTCAGCCTGCTGGAGGCCGTGAACTACCTCGAGCACTACGGCATGCGCCGCAACCGCACCGGCGCCGACGGGACCGGCCGCTACGAGCGTGTCGACCCGAGCCACTCGTGGAACAGCAACAACATCGCCACGAACGTGCTGCTGTACCACCTCCAGCGGCACAGCGACCATCACGCGAACCCCACCCGGCGCTACCAGACGCTGCGCGACTTCGAGGAGTCGCCGGTGCTGCCGACCGGCTACGCGGGGATGATCCTGATCGCGCTGGTTCCGCCGCTGTGGCGGAGGGTGATGGACCCGCGGGTGATCGCGCACTTCGGCGGTGACGTCACCCGCGCGAACATCCAGCCGTCCCGGCGGGAGAAGGTGCTGAGCCGGTACGGCGCCGTCGCGGACGCCCCGGCGACCTCCGTCCCGGCGACCTCCGCCGCGACGACTTCCGCTCCGGCCACCTCCGGCACGGGGGCGGTGGCATGA
- a CDS encoding TetR family transcriptional regulator, translated as MPTPAGPDARAAGPAAPDAPAAVVGVRERLVAAAAELTCESGWAALTMGKVAARAGLSRQTLYNELGSKPELGQAMVLRELERFLDIVGTELDAHTDLVQAIRSAAEKTLLMARDNPLLHAVLASAHSVSRGNDPAPSNELLPFLTTDAQPLIEAATRVIAERIPERFPEVDLDAHERDVAIDAIVRLVLSHVMQPDANPAATADDLAWIVARVLRQG; from the coding sequence ATGCCCACCCCCGCCGGCCCCGACGCCCGCGCGGCCGGCCCCGCTGCCCCCGACGCCCCCGCGGCTGTCGTCGGCGTGCGGGAGCGGCTGGTCGCCGCAGCCGCCGAGCTGACCTGCGAGTCTGGCTGGGCGGCGCTGACGATGGGCAAGGTCGCCGCGCGGGCCGGCCTCTCGCGCCAGACGCTCTACAACGAGCTCGGCTCGAAACCCGAGCTGGGGCAGGCGATGGTGCTGCGCGAGCTGGAGCGCTTCCTCGACATCGTCGGCACCGAGCTCGACGCGCACACCGACCTCGTCCAGGCGATCCGGTCGGCCGCCGAGAAGACCCTGCTGATGGCTCGCGACAATCCGCTGCTGCATGCCGTGCTCGCCTCGGCCCACAGCGTCTCGCGCGGCAACGACCCGGCGCCGAGCAACGAGCTGCTGCCGTTCCTGACCACCGACGCGCAGCCGCTGATCGAGGCGGCCACGCGGGTGATCGCCGAGCGGATCCCCGAGCGCTTCCCCGAGGTGGACCTCGACGCGCACGAGCGCGACGTGGCGATCGACGCGATCGTCCGGCTGGTGCTCAGCCACGTGATGCAGCCGGACGCCAACCCGGCGGCGACCGCCGACGACCTGGCCTGGATCGTCGCCCGGGTGCTGCGTCAGGGCTGA
- a CDS encoding fasciclin domain-containing protein, which yields MRTKKIFATVAVLSALTMSAACGSDDTSAAETANDTTTSAAPMEEESPMDAESMASDPAMDPAANLVGAGCADYAKAVPEGAGSVAGMAEDPVAVAASNNPLLKTLVAAVSGQLNPKVNLVDTLNGDEFTVFAPVDSAFAKLPKATVADLAKPANADTLTSILTYHVVPGQITPEEIAGTTQTTVQGGDVEITGEGDNLKVNDANVICGGVQTANATVYLIDSVLMPKM from the coding sequence ATGCGCACCAAGAAGATCTTCGCCACCGTCGCCGTCCTCTCCGCCCTCACCATGTCCGCCGCTTGCGGCAGTGACGACACCTCCGCCGCCGAGACTGCGAACGACACCACCACGTCGGCCGCCCCCATGGAGGAGGAGAGCCCGATGGACGCCGAGTCCATGGCCTCCGACCCCGCGATGGACCCGGCCGCCAACCTGGTCGGCGCCGGCTGCGCCGACTACGCGAAGGCCGTCCCCGAGGGCGCCGGCTCCGTCGCCGGCATGGCCGAGGACCCGGTGGCCGTCGCCGCGAGCAACAACCCGCTGCTGAAGACCCTGGTCGCCGCGGTGTCCGGACAGCTGAACCCCAAGGTCAACCTGGTCGACACCCTCAACGGTGACGAGTTCACGGTGTTCGCCCCCGTCGACTCCGCCTTCGCCAAGCTCCCCAAGGCGACCGTGGCCGACCTCGCCAAGCCGGCCAACGCCGACACGCTGACCTCGATCCTGACCTACCACGTGGTCCCCGGCCAGATCACCCCCGAGGAGATCGCCGGCACCACGCAGACCACCGTCCAGGGTGGCGACGTCGAGATCACCGGTGAGGGCGACAACCTCAAGGTCAACGACGCCAACGTGATCTGCGGCGGCGTGCAGACCGCCAACGCGACCGTCTACCTCATCGACTCGGTCCTGATGCCGAAGATGTGA
- a CDS encoding molybdopterin-dependent oxidoreductase, which yields MPDVPLDGWSLRIHGMVDRELNLSFEDLLDRRLVEQRITLTCVSNPVGGEYVGNATWIGIPMRDLLEEAGVRPGADAVKSTSVDDFTAGTPLDVLTDPSVEALVAIAMNGEPLPLEHGFPVRMVTPGLYGYVSATKWLVDLEVTRFADFDAYWTPRGYSEQAPIKTSSRIDVPRSFARVRAGRTPVAGVAWSQDRGITGVEVRVDGGAWNEAELAAEDNVNTWRQWVWQWDAEPGNHTLEVRATDATGYTQTADRAPIAPNGSTGWHSVNVTVQ from the coding sequence GTGCCCGACGTACCGCTCGACGGCTGGTCGCTGCGGATCCATGGCATGGTCGACCGGGAGCTGAACCTGAGCTTCGAGGACCTGCTGGACCGGCGCCTGGTCGAGCAGCGGATCACGTTGACCTGCGTCTCGAACCCGGTCGGCGGCGAGTACGTCGGCAACGCCACCTGGATCGGCATCCCGATGCGCGACCTGCTCGAGGAGGCCGGGGTCCGGCCGGGCGCCGACGCGGTGAAGTCCACGAGTGTCGACGACTTCACCGCCGGCACGCCGCTCGACGTCCTCACCGACCCGTCGGTCGAGGCGCTGGTGGCGATCGCGATGAACGGCGAGCCGCTGCCCCTCGAGCACGGCTTCCCGGTCCGGATGGTGACGCCGGGTCTCTACGGATACGTCTCGGCCACCAAGTGGCTGGTGGACCTGGAGGTCACGCGGTTCGCGGACTTCGACGCCTACTGGACGCCCCGCGGCTACTCCGAGCAGGCGCCGATCAAGACCTCGAGCCGGATCGACGTACCCCGCTCGTTCGCCCGGGTCCGCGCCGGTCGTACCCCGGTCGCCGGGGTGGCCTGGTCCCAGGACCGCGGGATCACCGGCGTGGAGGTCCGTGTGGACGGCGGCGCCTGGAACGAGGCCGAGCTCGCCGCAGAGGACAACGTGAACACCTGGCGGCAATGGGTGTGGCAGTGGGACGCCGAGCCCGGCAACCACACGCTCGAGGTGCGCGCCACCGACGCCACCGGCTACACCCAGACCGCCGACCGGGCGCCGATCGCGCCCAACGGTTCGACCGGCTGGCACAGCGTCAACGTCACGGTCCAGTAA
- a CDS encoding M15 family metallopeptidase, translating into MRAAAAVVVLLPVLAACAGQSAQGRDEPVVRLSIGAGSSSVAPSESPAAPPASSEAGSATAGPTAPSSGSSSPDPSSDPAAQAAADAAAYSMPDPGPLHQRPLTADVLVTSAEPIPAATARRIRALHGVDAAMPLSVASLSSNGRTLTIAAVDPGQFRRFTPEQSARADEVWSRVAGGEVAVDPSIGKKLEEPAGFLQLGTQQDAPEVHIGAYAPLVRRISAVVAEPRAEQFGMVPHNALLVSTGRFTPSAVTPRIQKVLGSTATLQVLALEFDVDVPQTAVLTGTSAAEAVGSFSYTPLADGRVVPDPGWVAANIRTESVPLIGSVTCHRVMIPQLRAALEEVVQRGLAAQIHPDEYAGCYYPRFIGYDPAKGLSLHSWGIAVDLNTPGNQRGTAGEMNRQVVAIFKKWGFAWGGDWNYTDPMHFELATIVRTG; encoded by the coding sequence GTGCGCGCGGCAGCGGCTGTGGTGGTGCTGCTGCCGGTCCTCGCCGCGTGCGCCGGGCAGTCCGCCCAGGGCCGCGACGAGCCGGTCGTCCGCCTCTCGATCGGAGCCGGCTCCTCGTCCGTGGCGCCGTCGGAATCCCCCGCCGCACCGCCGGCGTCCTCGGAGGCCGGCTCCGCGACGGCGGGTCCGACGGCACCCTCGTCGGGCTCGTCGAGCCCGGACCCGAGCTCGGACCCGGCCGCCCAGGCGGCGGCCGACGCCGCCGCCTACTCGATGCCGGACCCGGGGCCGCTTCACCAGCGGCCGCTGACCGCCGACGTGCTGGTCACCAGCGCCGAGCCGATCCCGGCCGCGACCGCCCGCAGGATCCGCGCGCTGCACGGTGTGGACGCGGCGATGCCCCTCTCGGTCGCCTCGCTCTCCTCCAACGGACGCACCCTCACCATCGCCGCCGTCGACCCCGGGCAGTTCCGCCGCTTCACCCCCGAGCAGTCCGCACGCGCCGACGAGGTCTGGTCCCGGGTCGCCGGCGGCGAGGTGGCGGTCGACCCCTCGATCGGCAAGAAGCTCGAGGAGCCGGCCGGCTTCCTCCAGCTCGGCACCCAGCAGGACGCGCCGGAGGTCCACATCGGCGCCTACGCCCCGCTGGTGCGGCGGATCTCCGCGGTGGTCGCCGAGCCGCGCGCCGAGCAGTTCGGGATGGTGCCCCACAACGCGCTGCTGGTCTCCACCGGCAGGTTCACCCCCTCGGCCGTGACGCCCCGGATCCAGAAGGTCCTCGGCTCGACGGCGACCCTGCAGGTCCTCGCGCTCGAGTTCGACGTCGACGTCCCGCAGACCGCCGTGCTGACAGGCACCAGCGCCGCCGAGGCCGTCGGCTCCTTCAGCTACACCCCGCTGGCCGACGGCCGCGTGGTCCCCGACCCCGGCTGGGTGGCGGCGAACATCCGCACCGAGTCGGTGCCGCTGATCGGCAGCGTCACCTGTCACCGCGTGATGATCCCGCAGCTGCGCGCCGCGCTCGAGGAGGTGGTGCAGCGGGGGCTCGCCGCGCAGATCCACCCCGACGAGTACGCCGGCTGCTACTACCCGCGCTTCATCGGCTACGACCCGGCCAAGGGGCTCTCGCTGCACTCGTGGGGCATCGCGGTCGACCTCAACACGCCCGGCAACCAGCGCGGCACGGCCGGTGAGATGAACCGGCAGGTGGTGGCGATCTTCAAGAAGTGGGGCTTCGCCTGGGGCGGCGACTGGAACTACACCGACCCCATGCACTTCGAGCTCGCCACGATCGTCCGCACCGGCTGA
- a CDS encoding LTA synthase family protein — protein sequence MAGWREPISRHWPGLRWTLLLAVACNAALEVAGILGGGTRPWDYKTPAFPLLFLLCSLVIWVVVGLVHAVLGRPRATALVMLTLTALVAVVDHEKVRLRKEPLLPSDWEFATEPGFLVSMVGTRFVVALAAGAAAVVAAALLLRLRRRSPYPSPAGQRPAARVLTGAVCLLVLVHLGTFNAPGNAARWAFEGLGASWMPWSQERNYLGNGFVAGFLYNLDIPAQPAPPGYGAAEMSRIGERYAALAERVNRHRDSDVLTRANVLLVLSESLSDPLALHGVRLAEDPIPFVRGLVAGRHGGSGGQMLAQSIGGGTANMEFEALTGMSMAGFPPQLRVPYQMLVPQYRHFPSVVPWMRRSGHEAVALHPFTTEMYRRREVYDAMGFDAFVHDSTMRDPRRIGHHAYISDASTFAEVQRRLEGSAAPLFMNVVTMQNHLPYRGRYPDPVEATGPDGEAMPETGQYTRGLEHTDAALRAVLGRLRHLDEPTVVVLYGDHLPGTYPDDVVRANDETTLHRTPYVVWANVPGRRETPDLVSPTHFVDLALERLDAAVPPYYALLERLRDEVPAMDTGMRYDAGGHRVRPGRLSPRAARVLRDYRLVQYDLSVGKRYSEKTMFTLPVGGAAARGD from the coding sequence ATGGCCGGCTGGCGGGAGCCGATCTCGCGGCACTGGCCCGGGCTGCGGTGGACGCTGCTGCTCGCGGTCGCCTGCAACGCCGCGCTCGAGGTGGCGGGCATCCTGGGCGGCGGCACACGCCCCTGGGACTACAAGACGCCGGCGTTCCCGCTGCTGTTCCTGCTCTGCTCGCTGGTGATCTGGGTGGTCGTCGGCCTGGTCCACGCCGTGCTCGGACGTCCCCGCGCCACCGCCCTGGTGATGCTGACGCTCACGGCTCTCGTCGCTGTCGTGGACCACGAGAAGGTCCGGCTGCGCAAGGAGCCGTTGCTGCCCAGCGACTGGGAGTTCGCCACGGAGCCGGGATTCCTGGTCTCCATGGTCGGGACCCGCTTCGTGGTCGCCCTGGCGGCCGGCGCCGCGGCGGTGGTCGCGGCGGCGCTGCTGCTCCGGCTCCGGCGGCGGTCGCCGTACCCGAGCCCGGCCGGCCAGCGACCGGCGGCGCGCGTGCTCACCGGCGCGGTGTGCCTGCTGGTGCTGGTCCACCTCGGCACCTTCAACGCCCCCGGCAACGCGGCCCGGTGGGCCTTCGAGGGGCTCGGCGCGTCCTGGATGCCCTGGAGCCAGGAGCGCAACTACCTCGGCAACGGCTTCGTCGCCGGCTTCCTCTACAACCTCGACATCCCCGCCCAGCCCGCGCCGCCGGGCTACGGCGCCGCGGAGATGAGCCGGATCGGCGAGCGGTACGCCGCCCTCGCGGAGCGGGTCAACCGGCACCGTGACTCCGACGTGCTGACCCGGGCCAACGTGCTGCTGGTGCTCAGCGAGTCCCTCAGCGACCCGCTCGCGCTCCACGGGGTGAGGCTGGCCGAGGACCCGATCCCGTTCGTGCGCGGCCTGGTCGCAGGCCGGCACGGTGGCTCGGGCGGCCAGATGCTCGCGCAGAGCATCGGCGGCGGTACCGCCAACATGGAGTTCGAGGCATTGACCGGGATGTCGATGGCCGGCTTCCCACCGCAGCTGCGGGTGCCGTACCAGATGCTCGTGCCGCAGTACCGCCACTTCCCCTCGGTGGTGCCGTGGATGCGGCGTTCCGGGCACGAGGCGGTGGCGCTGCACCCGTTCACCACCGAGATGTACCGCCGCCGCGAGGTCTATGACGCCATGGGCTTCGACGCCTTCGTCCACGACTCGACCATGCGCGACCCGCGGCGGATCGGCCACCACGCCTACATCTCCGACGCCTCCACCTTCGCGGAGGTGCAGCGTCGGCTGGAGGGCAGTGCCGCGCCGCTGTTCATGAACGTGGTCACGATGCAGAACCACCTGCCCTACCGGGGCCGCTACCCCGACCCGGTCGAGGCCACCGGCCCCGACGGTGAAGCGATGCCCGAGACCGGTCAGTACACCCGCGGCCTGGAGCACACCGACGCCGCGCTGCGGGCGGTCCTGGGACGGCTGCGCCACCTCGACGAGCCGACGGTCGTGGTGCTCTACGGCGACCACCTTCCCGGCACCTATCCCGACGACGTGGTCCGGGCCAACGACGAGACCACGCTGCACCGGACGCCGTACGTCGTCTGGGCGAACGTGCCGGGCCGGCGCGAGACCCCGGACCTGGTCAGCCCCACGCACTTCGTCGACCTGGCGCTGGAGCGGCTCGACGCGGCGGTGCCGCCGTACTACGCGCTGCTGGAGCGGCTCCGGGACGAGGTGCCGGCGATGGACACCGGGATGCGCTACGACGCGGGAGGTCACCGGGTGCGCCCCGGCCGGCTGTCGCCCCGGGCGGCCCGGGTGCTGCGCGACTACCGGCTGGTGCAGTACGACCTCTCGGTGGGCAAGCGCTACAGCGAGAAGACGATGTTCACGCTGCCCGTCGGCGGGGCGGCGGCGCGGGGCGACTAG
- a CDS encoding NADPH:quinone oxidoreductase family protein: MRAIQVVRLEGPSGVEVVEVPDASAGDNEVLVEVRAVGASFPDLLLSQGLYQLKPEPPFTLGVDFAGVVRAAPEGSGFVEGDRVACVLPYGGGAELVPLGADSVFPLPDGVSFEAAAALPMNYLTAQFALATRAGLRSGETVLVHGAAGGVGTASLQVAKGYGARTIAVVSTEEKAEVARRAGADEVVLVDGFLAAVKELTGGVGVDVVVDVVGGDLMTDSLRALAPLGRLLVVGFTAGSIPEVRVNRLLLNNIDVRGVGWGAYAMVRPGFMRDQWRELLPMLESGVVDPPIGATYGIDEMPRALTDLAERRTLGKAVCTF, encoded by the coding sequence ATGCGTGCGATCCAGGTGGTGCGGCTCGAAGGTCCGTCCGGTGTCGAGGTCGTCGAGGTGCCGGACGCCTCGGCCGGTGACAACGAGGTCCTGGTCGAGGTCAGGGCGGTCGGCGCGAGCTTCCCCGACCTGCTGCTCTCGCAGGGGCTCTACCAGCTCAAGCCGGAGCCGCCGTTCACGCTCGGCGTCGACTTCGCCGGCGTGGTCCGGGCCGCGCCCGAGGGATCCGGCTTCGTCGAGGGTGACCGGGTCGCCTGCGTGCTGCCGTACGGCGGCGGCGCGGAGCTGGTCCCGCTCGGCGCCGACAGCGTCTTCCCGCTGCCCGACGGCGTCTCGTTCGAGGCCGCCGCCGCGCTGCCGATGAACTACCTCACCGCCCAGTTCGCCCTCGCCACCCGGGCCGGTCTCCGCAGCGGCGAGACCGTCCTGGTGCACGGCGCGGCGGGCGGCGTGGGCACCGCCAGCCTGCAGGTGGCCAAGGGGTACGGCGCCCGCACCATCGCCGTGGTCTCGACCGAGGAGAAGGCCGAGGTGGCCCGCCGGGCCGGTGCGGACGAGGTGGTGCTCGTCGACGGCTTCCTCGCCGCGGTCAAGGAGCTGACCGGCGGCGTCGGTGTCGACGTGGTGGTCGACGTGGTCGGCGGCGACCTGATGACCGACTCGCTGCGCGCGCTGGCGCCGCTCGGTCGGCTCCTCGTGGTCGGTTTCACCGCCGGGTCGATCCCCGAGGTGCGCGTGAACCGGCTGCTGCTCAACAACATCGACGTCCGGGGCGTCGGTTGGGGGGCCTACGCGATGGTCCGTCCCGGCTTCATGCGCGACCAGTGGCGGGAGCTGCTGCCGATGCTGGAGAGCGGCGTGGTGGACCCGCCGATCGGCGCGACGTACGGCAT